One segment of Ziziphus jujuba cultivar Dongzao chromosome 12, ASM3175591v1 DNA contains the following:
- the LOC107428072 gene encoding uncharacterized protein LOC107428072 isoform X1, with the protein MANVNGCGGGGGGVDQDQQWLLNCLSSTLDPSHDVRSFAEASLNQASLQPGFGSALSKFAANRELPLGLRQLAAVLLKQFIKKHWQEGEELFEHPVVSSDEKTVIRRLLLLSLDDPHRKMCTAVSMAVASIAVYDWPDDWPDLLPYLLKLINNQTNMNGVHGALRCLALLSGDLDDKVVPTLVPILVPSMLTIVSSPQVYDKYLRTKALSIVYSCISMLGVMSGVYRTETTALLKPMLKPWMDQFSVILSHPVQSEDPDDWSLRMEVLKCLNQFVQNFPSLTEDDFIIVVGPLWQTFVTSLGVRSSMEGTEDPDEGRYDSDGGEKSLDSFVIQLFEFLLTMVGSIKLVKIVMSNIKELVYYTIAFLQITNQQIHTWSMDANQFVADEDDVSYSCRVSGALLLEEVVSVGGTEGINAIVDAAKEWYCESQREKAAGSATWWRLREAALFALSSLSEQLLEAEDSGLIRVGLRNFLEQIITEDTGLGVHEYPFLYARIFISVAKFSSLIGHDTLEHFLCAAVNAIGMDVPPPVKVGACRALSQLLPEADRGIIQPQMMSLFSSLTDLLSQASDETLHLVLETLQASIKAGQEIAASIEPIISPIILNMWVSHVSDPFISIDAIEVLETLKKAPGCLHPLVSRILPYIWPILNKLMRVNCNSQQQQQPDGLVAGSLDLITMLLKNAPSDVVKAIYDVCFDAVVRIILQSEDHSEMQNATECLAAFISGGRQDLLAWGDAGFTMKCLLDVASRLLDPDLESSGSLFVGSYILQLILHLQSQMMPHIRDLVAALVRRMQSAQIAGLKSSLILIFARLIHLSSPNVEQFIDLMMMVPAEHHNNSFTYLMSEWTKQQGEIQGAYQIKVTTSALALMLATRHAVLVKINVQGHLIKSASGITTRSKAKLAQDQWTIVPLPAKILSLLADALVEIQEQVLADEEDGDWEEIEAEDADTDKDLLYSAGLTSFSRPTHEHLEAMAKVFSEDQEDGYEDDILCVADPLNQINLANYLADFFVNFSQSDRQLFDHLCQNLTKNQRSAIQMVLNR; encoded by the exons ATGGCGAATGTTAATggttgtggtggtggtggtggtggtgttgaTCAGGACCAGCAATGGCTGCTTAATTGCTTGTCTTCTACCCTCGACCCTAGCCACGACGTTCGCTCTTTCGCTGAAGCTTCGCTTAATCAGGCCTCTCTTCAACcag GTTTTGGAAGTGCATTATCCAAATTCGCTGCAAACAGGGAGCTTCCTTTAGGATTGCGCCAG CTAGCTGCTGTCCTTCTTAAGCAGTTTATTAAAAAACACTGGCAGGAGGGTGAGGAGTTGTTTGAACATCCAGTTGTTTCCAGCGATGAAAAG ACAGTTATACGCAGACTTCTTCTATTGTCACTGGATGATCCTCATAGAAAAATGTGTACAGCAGTTAGCATGGCCGTTGCATCCATTGCAGTTTATGACTGGCCAGATGATTGGCCTGACTTGCTGCCATACCTCCTGAAGTTGATTAATAATCAAACTAATATGAATGGTG TGCACGGAGCATTAAGGTGTTTGGCTCTTCTTTCTGGTGACTTGGATGATAAAGTTGTGCCAACATTAGTACCCATCTTAGTCCCATCCATGCTTACAATTGTTTCATCTCCTCAG GTATATGACAAATACCTACGGACAAAAGCTCTTTCGATTGTATATTCTTGCATCTCCATGCTGGGGGTAATGAGTGGTGTATACAGG ACAGAAACAACTGCATTGTTAAAACCTATGCTTAAACCATGGATGGACCAGTTCTCTGTTATCCTGAGCCATCCTGTGCAATCTGAAGATCCTGATGATTGGAGCCTCAGAATGGAG gtTCTGAAGTGCTTGAATCAATTTGTTCAGAATTTCCCTAGCCTTACAGAAGACGATtttatta TTGTTGTGGGACCGTTGTGGCAAACTTTTGTAACATCTCTAGGTGTGCGGTCATCTATGGAAGGTACAGAAGATCCTGATGAAGGAAGATATGACTCTGACGGTGGGGAGAAAAGCCTTGACTCATTTGTCATCCAG TTATTTGAGTTTCTGTTGACGATGGTTGGTAGCATAAAATTAGTAAAG ATTGTAATGAGCAATATTAAAGAGTTGGTCTACTATACTATTGCTTTTCTGCAGATAACAAACCAACAG ATTCATACTTGGTCAATGGATGCCAACCAATTTGTTGCTGATGAGGATGATGTTTCTTACAGCTGCCGTGTTTCTG GTGCACTTTTGTTGGAAGAAGTGGTGAGTGTTGGTGGTACAGAAGGAATCAATGCTATCGTTGATGCTGCTAAAGAATGGTATTGTGAGTCCCAAAGAGAAAAGGCTGCTGGTTCTGCAACATGGTGGAGA CTAAGGGAGGCTGCTCTATTTGCTTTGTCTTCTCTGTCAGAACAACTACTTGAAGCTGag GATTCGGGACTGATAAGAGTTGGCTTGAGAAACTTTCTTGAGCAAATAATCACTGAAGACACTGGGTTAG GGGTGCATGAATATCCCTTCCTTTATGCTCGGATTTTTATATCAGTTGCTAAGTTCTCCTCTTTG ATTGGCCATGATACACTTGAGCATTTTCTTTGTGCTGCTGTCAATGCAATTGGCATGGATGT GCCACCACCTGTAAAAGTAGGTGCCTGCAGGGCACTCTCACAGCTCCTGCCTGAAGCAGATAGAGGAATTATTCAACCTCAAATGATGAGTTTGTTCTCATCGCTCACAGATCTTCTTAGTCAG GCATCAGACGAGACCTTGCATCTGGTACTTGAAACTCTACAAGCATCTATTAAGGCTG GTCAAGAAATAGCAGCATCAATAGAGCCGATTATCTCTCCTATAATCCTTAATATGTGGGTGTCACATGTTTCAGATCCTTTTATCAGTATTGATGCAATTGAGGTTTTGGAG ACACTCAAAAAGGCTCCTGGTTGTCTTCATCCGCTGGTTTCTCGAATCCTACCATATATTTGGCcaattttaaataaa CTGATGCGTGTTAATTGTAACTCTCAGCAGCAACAGCAGCCTGATGGATTAGTTGCTGGATCATTGGACCTCATAACTATGTTACTGAAG AATGCTCCTTCTGATGTCGTGAAAGCTATTTATGATGTTTGTTTTGATGCTGTTGTAAGAATAATCCTTCAAAGTGAGGATCATAGTGAAATGCAG AATGCAACTGAATGTTTAGCTGCTTTTATATCTGGGGGAAGACAAGATCTGCTTGCTTGGGGTGATGCTGGATTTACAATGAAATGTTTACTTGATGTAGCCTCCAG GCTTCTAGATCCTGATTTAGAAAGCTCTGGATCCCTATTTGTTGGGAGCTACATTTTGCAGCTTATATTACATTTGCAATCACAAATGATGCCACATATCCGAGATCTGGTTGCTGCTCTTGTTAGGCGCATGCAATCTGCTCAAATAGCAGGGTTAAAAAGCTCCTTGATACTAATATTTGCCCGACTG ATCCACTTGAGTTCTCCGAATGTTGAacaatttattgatttaatgATGATGGTCCCAGCTGAACACCATAATAATTCCTTCACTTATCTGATGTCAGAATGGACTAAGCAGCAAG GGGAGATTCAAGGTGCATACCAAATTAAAGTCACTACCAGTGCGTTGGCGTTGATGCTAGCCACGAGACATGCTGTGTTAGTAAAGATTAATGTACAGGGACATCTAATTAAG TCTGCTTCAGGGATAACCACTCGCTCTAAAGCTAAATTAGCACAGGACCAGTGGACAATTGTCCCACTTCCTGCGAAG ATACTCTCTTTGCTGGCAGATGCATTGGTTGAAATCCAAGAACAGGTTTTGGCTGATGAGGAG GATGGTGACTGGGAAGAAATTGAGGCGGAGGATGCAGACACTGATAAAGATTTGCTGTATTCAGCTGGTTTAACGTCATTTAGCAGACCCACACATGAACATCTCGAAGCAATGGCTAAAGTTTTTAGTGAG GATCAAGAGGATGGTTATGAAGATGACATACTATGTGTAGCTGATCCCCTAAACCAG ATTAATCTTGCAAACTATCTTGCGGATTTCTTTGTAAACTTTTCTCAGAGTGATAGACAACTATTCGACCATCTCTGTCAG AACCTGACTAAGAATCAGAGGAGTGCTATTCAAATGGTGCTTAATCGCTAA
- the LOC107428072 gene encoding uncharacterized protein LOC107428072 isoform X3 → MANVNGCGGGGGGVDQDQQWLLNCLSSTLDPSHDVRSFAEASLNQASLQPGFGSALSKFAANRELPLGLRQLAAVLLKQFIKKHWQEGEELFEHPVVSSDEKTVIRRLLLLSLDDPHRKMCTAVSMAVASIAVYDWPDDWPDLLPYLLKLINNQTNMNGVHGALRCLALLSGDLDDKVVPTLVPILVPSMLTIVSSPQVYDKYLRTKALSIVYSCISMLGVMSGVYRTETTALLKPMLKPWMDQFSVILSHPVQSEDPDDWSLRMEVLKCLNQFVQNFPSLTEDDFIIVVGPLWQTFVTSLGVRSSMEGTEDPDEGRYDSDGGEKSLDSFVIQLFEFLLTMVGSIKLVKIVMSNIKELVYYTIAFLQITNQQIHTWSMDANQFVADEDDVSYSCRVSGALLLEEVVSVGGTEGINAIVDAAKEWYCESQREKAAGSATWWRLREAALFALSSLSEQLLEAEDSGLIRVGLRNFLEQIITEDTGLGVHEYPFLYARIFISVAKFSSLIGHDTLEHFLCAAVNAIGMDVPPPVKVGACRALSQLLPEADRGIIQPQMMSLFSSLTDLLSQASDETLHLVLETLQASIKAGQEIAASIEPIISPIILNMWVSHVSDPFISIDAIEVLETLKKAPGCLHPLVSRILPYIWPILNKQQQPDGLVAGSLDLITMLLKNAPSDVVKAIYDVCFDAVVRIILQSEDHSEMQNATECLAAFISGGRQDLLAWGDAGFTMKCLLDVASRLLDPDLESSGSLFVGSYILQLILHLQSQMMPHIRDLVAALVRRMQSAQIAGLKSSLILIFARLIHLSSPNVEQFIDLMMMVPAEHHNNSFTYLMSEWTKQQGEIQGAYQIKVTTSALALMLATRHAVLVKINVQGHLIKSASGITTRSKAKLAQDQWTIVPLPAKILSLLADALVEIQEQVLADEEDGDWEEIEAEDADTDKDLLYSAGLTSFSRPTHEHLEAMAKVFSEDQEDGYEDDILCVADPLNQINLANYLADFFVNFSQSDRQLFDHLCQNLTKNQRSAIQMVLNR, encoded by the exons ATGGCGAATGTTAATggttgtggtggtggtggtggtggtgttgaTCAGGACCAGCAATGGCTGCTTAATTGCTTGTCTTCTACCCTCGACCCTAGCCACGACGTTCGCTCTTTCGCTGAAGCTTCGCTTAATCAGGCCTCTCTTCAACcag GTTTTGGAAGTGCATTATCCAAATTCGCTGCAAACAGGGAGCTTCCTTTAGGATTGCGCCAG CTAGCTGCTGTCCTTCTTAAGCAGTTTATTAAAAAACACTGGCAGGAGGGTGAGGAGTTGTTTGAACATCCAGTTGTTTCCAGCGATGAAAAG ACAGTTATACGCAGACTTCTTCTATTGTCACTGGATGATCCTCATAGAAAAATGTGTACAGCAGTTAGCATGGCCGTTGCATCCATTGCAGTTTATGACTGGCCAGATGATTGGCCTGACTTGCTGCCATACCTCCTGAAGTTGATTAATAATCAAACTAATATGAATGGTG TGCACGGAGCATTAAGGTGTTTGGCTCTTCTTTCTGGTGACTTGGATGATAAAGTTGTGCCAACATTAGTACCCATCTTAGTCCCATCCATGCTTACAATTGTTTCATCTCCTCAG GTATATGACAAATACCTACGGACAAAAGCTCTTTCGATTGTATATTCTTGCATCTCCATGCTGGGGGTAATGAGTGGTGTATACAGG ACAGAAACAACTGCATTGTTAAAACCTATGCTTAAACCATGGATGGACCAGTTCTCTGTTATCCTGAGCCATCCTGTGCAATCTGAAGATCCTGATGATTGGAGCCTCAGAATGGAG gtTCTGAAGTGCTTGAATCAATTTGTTCAGAATTTCCCTAGCCTTACAGAAGACGATtttatta TTGTTGTGGGACCGTTGTGGCAAACTTTTGTAACATCTCTAGGTGTGCGGTCATCTATGGAAGGTACAGAAGATCCTGATGAAGGAAGATATGACTCTGACGGTGGGGAGAAAAGCCTTGACTCATTTGTCATCCAG TTATTTGAGTTTCTGTTGACGATGGTTGGTAGCATAAAATTAGTAAAG ATTGTAATGAGCAATATTAAAGAGTTGGTCTACTATACTATTGCTTTTCTGCAGATAACAAACCAACAG ATTCATACTTGGTCAATGGATGCCAACCAATTTGTTGCTGATGAGGATGATGTTTCTTACAGCTGCCGTGTTTCTG GTGCACTTTTGTTGGAAGAAGTGGTGAGTGTTGGTGGTACAGAAGGAATCAATGCTATCGTTGATGCTGCTAAAGAATGGTATTGTGAGTCCCAAAGAGAAAAGGCTGCTGGTTCTGCAACATGGTGGAGA CTAAGGGAGGCTGCTCTATTTGCTTTGTCTTCTCTGTCAGAACAACTACTTGAAGCTGag GATTCGGGACTGATAAGAGTTGGCTTGAGAAACTTTCTTGAGCAAATAATCACTGAAGACACTGGGTTAG GGGTGCATGAATATCCCTTCCTTTATGCTCGGATTTTTATATCAGTTGCTAAGTTCTCCTCTTTG ATTGGCCATGATACACTTGAGCATTTTCTTTGTGCTGCTGTCAATGCAATTGGCATGGATGT GCCACCACCTGTAAAAGTAGGTGCCTGCAGGGCACTCTCACAGCTCCTGCCTGAAGCAGATAGAGGAATTATTCAACCTCAAATGATGAGTTTGTTCTCATCGCTCACAGATCTTCTTAGTCAG GCATCAGACGAGACCTTGCATCTGGTACTTGAAACTCTACAAGCATCTATTAAGGCTG GTCAAGAAATAGCAGCATCAATAGAGCCGATTATCTCTCCTATAATCCTTAATATGTGGGTGTCACATGTTTCAGATCCTTTTATCAGTATTGATGCAATTGAGGTTTTGGAG ACACTCAAAAAGGCTCCTGGTTGTCTTCATCCGCTGGTTTCTCGAATCCTACCATATATTTGGCcaattttaaataaa CAACAGCAGCCTGATGGATTAGTTGCTGGATCATTGGACCTCATAACTATGTTACTGAAG AATGCTCCTTCTGATGTCGTGAAAGCTATTTATGATGTTTGTTTTGATGCTGTTGTAAGAATAATCCTTCAAAGTGAGGATCATAGTGAAATGCAG AATGCAACTGAATGTTTAGCTGCTTTTATATCTGGGGGAAGACAAGATCTGCTTGCTTGGGGTGATGCTGGATTTACAATGAAATGTTTACTTGATGTAGCCTCCAG GCTTCTAGATCCTGATTTAGAAAGCTCTGGATCCCTATTTGTTGGGAGCTACATTTTGCAGCTTATATTACATTTGCAATCACAAATGATGCCACATATCCGAGATCTGGTTGCTGCTCTTGTTAGGCGCATGCAATCTGCTCAAATAGCAGGGTTAAAAAGCTCCTTGATACTAATATTTGCCCGACTG ATCCACTTGAGTTCTCCGAATGTTGAacaatttattgatttaatgATGATGGTCCCAGCTGAACACCATAATAATTCCTTCACTTATCTGATGTCAGAATGGACTAAGCAGCAAG GGGAGATTCAAGGTGCATACCAAATTAAAGTCACTACCAGTGCGTTGGCGTTGATGCTAGCCACGAGACATGCTGTGTTAGTAAAGATTAATGTACAGGGACATCTAATTAAG TCTGCTTCAGGGATAACCACTCGCTCTAAAGCTAAATTAGCACAGGACCAGTGGACAATTGTCCCACTTCCTGCGAAG ATACTCTCTTTGCTGGCAGATGCATTGGTTGAAATCCAAGAACAGGTTTTGGCTGATGAGGAG GATGGTGACTGGGAAGAAATTGAGGCGGAGGATGCAGACACTGATAAAGATTTGCTGTATTCAGCTGGTTTAACGTCATTTAGCAGACCCACACATGAACATCTCGAAGCAATGGCTAAAGTTTTTAGTGAG GATCAAGAGGATGGTTATGAAGATGACATACTATGTGTAGCTGATCCCCTAAACCAG ATTAATCTTGCAAACTATCTTGCGGATTTCTTTGTAAACTTTTCTCAGAGTGATAGACAACTATTCGACCATCTCTGTCAG AACCTGACTAAGAATCAGAGGAGTGCTATTCAAATGGTGCTTAATCGCTAA
- the LOC107428072 gene encoding uncharacterized protein LOC107428072 isoform X2 has protein sequence MANVNGCGGGGGGVDQDQQWLLNCLSSTLDPSHDVRSFAEASLNQASLQPGFGSALSKFAANRELPLGLRQLAAVLLKQFIKKHWQEGEELFEHPVVSSDEKTVIRRLLLLSLDDPHRKMCTAVSMAVASIAVYDWPDDWPDLLPYLLKLINNQTNMNGVHGALRCLALLSGDLDDKVVPTLVPILVPSMLTIVSSPQVYDKYLRTKALSIVYSCISMLGVMSGVYRTETTALLKPMLKPWMDQFSVILSHPVQSEDPDDWSLRMEVLKCLNQFVQNFPSLTEDDFIIVVGPLWQTFVTSLGVRSSMEGTEDPDEGRYDSDGGEKSLDSFVIQLFEFLLTMVGSIKLVKIVMSNIKELVYYTIAFLQITNQQIHTWSMDANQFVADEDDVSYSCRVSGALLLEEVVSVGGTEGINAIVDAAKEWYCESQREKAAGSATWWRLREAALFALSSLSEQLLEAEDSGLIRVGLRNFLEQIITEDTGLGVHEYPFLYARIFISVAKFSSLIGHDTLEHFLCAAVNAIGMDVPPPVKVGACRALSQLLPEADRGIIQPQMMSLFSSLTDLLSQASDETLHLVLETLQASIKAGQEIAASIEPIISPIILNMWVSHVSDPFISIDAIEVLETLKKAPGCLHPLVSRILPYIWPILNKQQQQPDGLVAGSLDLITMLLKNAPSDVVKAIYDVCFDAVVRIILQSEDHSEMQNATECLAAFISGGRQDLLAWGDAGFTMKCLLDVASRLLDPDLESSGSLFVGSYILQLILHLQSQMMPHIRDLVAALVRRMQSAQIAGLKSSLILIFARLIHLSSPNVEQFIDLMMMVPAEHHNNSFTYLMSEWTKQQGEIQGAYQIKVTTSALALMLATRHAVLVKINVQGHLIKSASGITTRSKAKLAQDQWTIVPLPAKILSLLADALVEIQEQVLADEEDGDWEEIEAEDADTDKDLLYSAGLTSFSRPTHEHLEAMAKVFSEDQEDGYEDDILCVADPLNQINLANYLADFFVNFSQSDRQLFDHLCQNLTKNQRSAIQMVLNR, from the exons ATGGCGAATGTTAATggttgtggtggtggtggtggtggtgttgaTCAGGACCAGCAATGGCTGCTTAATTGCTTGTCTTCTACCCTCGACCCTAGCCACGACGTTCGCTCTTTCGCTGAAGCTTCGCTTAATCAGGCCTCTCTTCAACcag GTTTTGGAAGTGCATTATCCAAATTCGCTGCAAACAGGGAGCTTCCTTTAGGATTGCGCCAG CTAGCTGCTGTCCTTCTTAAGCAGTTTATTAAAAAACACTGGCAGGAGGGTGAGGAGTTGTTTGAACATCCAGTTGTTTCCAGCGATGAAAAG ACAGTTATACGCAGACTTCTTCTATTGTCACTGGATGATCCTCATAGAAAAATGTGTACAGCAGTTAGCATGGCCGTTGCATCCATTGCAGTTTATGACTGGCCAGATGATTGGCCTGACTTGCTGCCATACCTCCTGAAGTTGATTAATAATCAAACTAATATGAATGGTG TGCACGGAGCATTAAGGTGTTTGGCTCTTCTTTCTGGTGACTTGGATGATAAAGTTGTGCCAACATTAGTACCCATCTTAGTCCCATCCATGCTTACAATTGTTTCATCTCCTCAG GTATATGACAAATACCTACGGACAAAAGCTCTTTCGATTGTATATTCTTGCATCTCCATGCTGGGGGTAATGAGTGGTGTATACAGG ACAGAAACAACTGCATTGTTAAAACCTATGCTTAAACCATGGATGGACCAGTTCTCTGTTATCCTGAGCCATCCTGTGCAATCTGAAGATCCTGATGATTGGAGCCTCAGAATGGAG gtTCTGAAGTGCTTGAATCAATTTGTTCAGAATTTCCCTAGCCTTACAGAAGACGATtttatta TTGTTGTGGGACCGTTGTGGCAAACTTTTGTAACATCTCTAGGTGTGCGGTCATCTATGGAAGGTACAGAAGATCCTGATGAAGGAAGATATGACTCTGACGGTGGGGAGAAAAGCCTTGACTCATTTGTCATCCAG TTATTTGAGTTTCTGTTGACGATGGTTGGTAGCATAAAATTAGTAAAG ATTGTAATGAGCAATATTAAAGAGTTGGTCTACTATACTATTGCTTTTCTGCAGATAACAAACCAACAG ATTCATACTTGGTCAATGGATGCCAACCAATTTGTTGCTGATGAGGATGATGTTTCTTACAGCTGCCGTGTTTCTG GTGCACTTTTGTTGGAAGAAGTGGTGAGTGTTGGTGGTACAGAAGGAATCAATGCTATCGTTGATGCTGCTAAAGAATGGTATTGTGAGTCCCAAAGAGAAAAGGCTGCTGGTTCTGCAACATGGTGGAGA CTAAGGGAGGCTGCTCTATTTGCTTTGTCTTCTCTGTCAGAACAACTACTTGAAGCTGag GATTCGGGACTGATAAGAGTTGGCTTGAGAAACTTTCTTGAGCAAATAATCACTGAAGACACTGGGTTAG GGGTGCATGAATATCCCTTCCTTTATGCTCGGATTTTTATATCAGTTGCTAAGTTCTCCTCTTTG ATTGGCCATGATACACTTGAGCATTTTCTTTGTGCTGCTGTCAATGCAATTGGCATGGATGT GCCACCACCTGTAAAAGTAGGTGCCTGCAGGGCACTCTCACAGCTCCTGCCTGAAGCAGATAGAGGAATTATTCAACCTCAAATGATGAGTTTGTTCTCATCGCTCACAGATCTTCTTAGTCAG GCATCAGACGAGACCTTGCATCTGGTACTTGAAACTCTACAAGCATCTATTAAGGCTG GTCAAGAAATAGCAGCATCAATAGAGCCGATTATCTCTCCTATAATCCTTAATATGTGGGTGTCACATGTTTCAGATCCTTTTATCAGTATTGATGCAATTGAGGTTTTGGAG ACACTCAAAAAGGCTCCTGGTTGTCTTCATCCGCTGGTTTCTCGAATCCTACCATATATTTGGCcaattttaaataaa CAGCAACAGCAGCCTGATGGATTAGTTGCTGGATCATTGGACCTCATAACTATGTTACTGAAG AATGCTCCTTCTGATGTCGTGAAAGCTATTTATGATGTTTGTTTTGATGCTGTTGTAAGAATAATCCTTCAAAGTGAGGATCATAGTGAAATGCAG AATGCAACTGAATGTTTAGCTGCTTTTATATCTGGGGGAAGACAAGATCTGCTTGCTTGGGGTGATGCTGGATTTACAATGAAATGTTTACTTGATGTAGCCTCCAG GCTTCTAGATCCTGATTTAGAAAGCTCTGGATCCCTATTTGTTGGGAGCTACATTTTGCAGCTTATATTACATTTGCAATCACAAATGATGCCACATATCCGAGATCTGGTTGCTGCTCTTGTTAGGCGCATGCAATCTGCTCAAATAGCAGGGTTAAAAAGCTCCTTGATACTAATATTTGCCCGACTG ATCCACTTGAGTTCTCCGAATGTTGAacaatttattgatttaatgATGATGGTCCCAGCTGAACACCATAATAATTCCTTCACTTATCTGATGTCAGAATGGACTAAGCAGCAAG GGGAGATTCAAGGTGCATACCAAATTAAAGTCACTACCAGTGCGTTGGCGTTGATGCTAGCCACGAGACATGCTGTGTTAGTAAAGATTAATGTACAGGGACATCTAATTAAG TCTGCTTCAGGGATAACCACTCGCTCTAAAGCTAAATTAGCACAGGACCAGTGGACAATTGTCCCACTTCCTGCGAAG ATACTCTCTTTGCTGGCAGATGCATTGGTTGAAATCCAAGAACAGGTTTTGGCTGATGAGGAG GATGGTGACTGGGAAGAAATTGAGGCGGAGGATGCAGACACTGATAAAGATTTGCTGTATTCAGCTGGTTTAACGTCATTTAGCAGACCCACACATGAACATCTCGAAGCAATGGCTAAAGTTTTTAGTGAG GATCAAGAGGATGGTTATGAAGATGACATACTATGTGTAGCTGATCCCCTAAACCAG ATTAATCTTGCAAACTATCTTGCGGATTTCTTTGTAAACTTTTCTCAGAGTGATAGACAACTATTCGACCATCTCTGTCAG AACCTGACTAAGAATCAGAGGAGTGCTATTCAAATGGTGCTTAATCGCTAA